The Oceaniferula marina sequence GCCCCCAAAAATCCTTTTCAAGCCATTCAATACCCTTGGCGAAAGAACATCACTGCCACGGTGTTCTGGATCGGGGAAAAACCCACCGCTCGAAACCCAACCCCCAATCATGCCAGCTCATGGGACACCAAGTGGCAACAAAACTACGGTGGCTATGACAACCCGGACAAGGCCGCCCGTATCGGCTACCGGCCCAAAGCCTTCACTCCCCGCCTCAACCCCTTCTACATCGCCCTGCCATTCAACGATTGCCTCAACCACCGGACCCACCACCCGGTCGCCCACCGGGTCATTCCCTGGTGGCACAAACGGGCTGATAAACGTCCGGGAAAAACCGCCTGCAAGGGGCGCTGGGTCCAGATTGTTCATGGTCGGCGGGTATGCTACGCACAATGGGAAGATTGCGGTCCCTTCACCACCAACGACTGGCAATACGTTTTCGGTGGCAAACGACCAAAAAACGAGCACAACAATGGAGCCGGCATCGACGTCTCCCCAGCGGTCCGCGACTTTCTCGGCATGGGGTGGTCGGCCAAAGTGCACTGGCGTTTTATCGACTTCTCACAGGTTCCACGCGGTGCCTGGTCCCAATACGGCAGCAACAACCCGTTTATCCATGCCCACCTTGACCCGGACCGGCAGGCGAAAAAAGAATACATGGAGTATCTTAAACGCCTCCGCGACGAGTCATACAGGAAGAAAAATAGCCGGAGATAAGTGCCAAGCGGATATGATCTGGCAATACCCGAAGTCGACCAGGTAAAAAAAATGTCGTTTTTTGTAAAACTTGTCTTGCCTTTTTCGCTCGCTCACCCTAATTCGTCCCCGCACACGTTCTACGACGTTGTCACCTGTGCGCGGGTGGCGGAATTGGTAGACGCGCTAGACTAAGGATCTAGTCCGAGTTAATCGGGTGCGGGTTCGATTCCCGCCTCGCGCACCACTTATAAAAAGCTCTCCTTCCATCACGGATCGAGGGCTTTTTTGTGCCTCCATCTCATTCACCCAAGCGAGGTGGGATGAGAACCTTCCGAAAGTGAGCGCAGCGAACGAAGGACTGAAGTTCGAGCGCACAAAGCCCGTGCATCACGGGCCCTCCCTCCCGCAGGAAATCCGGAGGAGGATTTCCTCACATCAGCACAGCCAGAGCGGAGCGATGGCATTCCCGCCTCGCGCACCACTTATAAAAAGCTCTCCTTCCATCACGGATCGAGGGCTTTTTTGTGCCTCCATCTCATTCACCCAAGCGAGGTGGGATGATACCACTCCGCAAAACAGACGAGACGATTGATCGTTGTTGAGGTATGTGGAAAAGCACTGCGTGATCCATGAGAGTTCCGGATGAATGACCCCTTTGGCTTTGTTTCTCCTTAGTCATGGTGCCCGCACCATTCCTTCGTCGCGCCTTACCAAAGAACTCATTCATCTCGGCTATCGCCCCGTCTGTTTTACTACTTGGTATGAGAACCCTCCGAAAGTGAGCGCAGCGAACGAAGGACTGAAGTTCGAGCGCACAAAGCCCGTGCATCACGGGCCCTCCCTCCCGCAGGAAATCCGGAGGAGGATTTCCTCACATCAGTACAGCCAGAGCGGAGCGATGGCATTCCCGCTGATCTTTTCACCTCCTGAAAGGTGAGTCGAACCATTGATCAAAATGCTCTAAGATCTTCTTCTGCGAAAGATCCAACCTGTAGCCCCCAGACCAAGCAACAATGCAGAGGATGGCTCGGGAATCTGAGTGAGACGCACTGCATTCAAACGCGTGCGGTTATTTGCATTATTTTCTCTGAGGAAGATATCATAGGAAGACGCGCCGTCAGATAAAAAGGTAAAGCTTGCCGCTGGACCTGATGACGAACTTGCCATGTTATTGGTCACAATACCGTTTCCCTGCAACATACCGTCAATCGTGGCATCCGCATTTTCGCTCCCATTGGTCCGCAGACCCAGGATCTGATCACCTAAGGTAATGAATGAGCTATCATATGACCAAACCTCGACCTGCCATGTACCTGCGGCAAGATCACCCGCAGCGCCAAAAAGCAGAATAATGGCCTCATTACCACCATCATCAAAAGCAAAATCACCTACCAATGCATCAGGATTGGGGGATGCCGTACTGCCCCGCAACCTGGCACCATCAGAACTGGCAATTCCAAATACCACCCCTCCCACATCAACAGAGCCACCATTTCCACTATGCACCGCATTCAAACCTGTCCATCCTGGAGCCGTAAGCACATTATCCGCATCATTAATATCGATGGAATAGGTCGTGGCCGCCCTAACAATCGCAACAGAAGTAAATAGAAAAACCAGAACTTTCATACTTACTTTGTATTCAATCATGCCATGAGATGTCAAATGAATTAGCCAC is a genomic window containing:
- a CDS encoding PEP-CTERM sorting domain-containing protein (PEP-CTERM proteins occur, often in large numbers, in the proteomes of bacteria that also encode an exosortase, a predicted intramembrane cysteine proteinase. The presence of a PEP-CTERM domain at a protein's C-terminus predicts cleavage within the sorting domain, followed by covalent anchoring to some some component of the (usually Gram-negative) cell surface. Many PEP-CTERM proteins exhibit an unusual sequence composition that includes large numbers of potential glycosylation sites. Expression of one such protein has been shown restore the ability of a bacterium to form floc, a type of biofilm.) — its product is MMEKTVKPFGQQVSRSWLIHLTSHGMIEYKVSMKVLVFLFTSVAIVRAATTYSIDINDADNVLTAPGWTGLNAVHSGNGGSVDVGGVVFGIASSDGARLRGSTASPNPDALVGDFAFDDGGNEAIILLFGAAGDLAAGTWQVEVWSYDSSFITLGDQILGLRTNGSENADATIDGMLQGNGIVTNNMASSSSGPAASFTFLSDGASSYDIFLRENNANNRTRLNAVRLTQIPEPSSALLLGLGATGWIFRRRRS